In one Alnus glutinosa chromosome 12, dhAlnGlut1.1, whole genome shotgun sequence genomic region, the following are encoded:
- the LOC133851310 gene encoding probable serine/threonine-protein kinase PIX13, which produces MGLCFGALSGEPDPATQSTTTPVASSNDGKNIGSSATSSSTGKSQFSEAAGGSVDEVYPDGQILETPNLKEFSFVDLKTATRNFKTDSLLGEGGFGQVFKGWMDEKTLTPSNVGTGMAVAINKLNSETMQGFQEWQSEVNFLGRLCHPNLLRLLGYCWEDKELLLVYEYLQGGSLENHLFRRNPNIEPLSWDIRLKIAIGAAHGLAFLHTSEKKVIFRDFKASNILLDGMYNAKISVFGGDSHVTTKVMGTCGYTAPEYIATGRLDVKSDVYGLGVVLLELLTGLQAHDTKRPNGQQTLVEWRKPCLSSKAKLKTIMDTRMEGQYSSKAAMQAAQLTLKCLAFDPINRPSMKEVVEVLEGIEAMNKQKPKECKIKSATTAHRHRHGHGQQPIHHRSPFHTGHHAAEC; this is translated from the exons ATGGGTCTTTGCTTTGGAGCTCTTTCTGGTGAACCTGATCCTGCCACCCAGTCAACAACCACTCCAG TGGCATCAAGTAACGATGGCAAGAACATAGGATCGTCGGCAACAAGCAGCAGCACCGGGAAGAGTCAATTTTCAGAGGCAGCTGGTGGAAGCGTGGACGAGGTATATCCTGATGGCCAAATCTTGGAGACACCCAACTTGAAAGAATTCAGCTTTGTGGATTTGAAGACTGCCACTAGGAATTTCAAGACGGATAGTTTGTTGGGTGAGGGAGGGTTTGGGCAAGTTTTCAAGGGTTGGATGGATGAGAAGACGCTTACACCTTCTAATGTCGGCACTGGAATGGCAGTTGCCATCAATAAATTGAACTCAGAAACTATGCAAGGTTTCCAAGAGTGGCAG TCAGAAGTAAATTTTTTGGGAAGGCTATGTCATCCCAACTTGCTGAGGCTTTTGGGATACTGTTGGGAGGATAAAGAGCTGCTCCTTGTGTACGAGTATTTGCAGGGGGGAAGCTTGGAGAATCACCTTTTTCGAA GGAATCCAAACATTGAACCGCTTTCTTGGGACATACGACTGAAAATAGCTATCGGAGCAGCTCATGGCCTTGCTTTCTTGCACACTTCAGAAAAGAAAGTCATATTTAGAGATTTTAAGGCCTCAAACATACTGCTTGATGGg ATGTACAATGCAAAAATCTCAGTTTTTGGTGGTGATTCACATGTGACAACCAAGGTTATGGGCACATGTGGTTACACTGCTCCGGAATATATTGCAACAG GTCGTTTGGACGTGAAGAGTGATGTGTATGGCTTAGGCGTAGTGCTGCTTGAACTGCTAACGGGCCTTCAAGCACATGATACAAAGAGGCCTAACGGACAGCAAACTCTGGTGGAGTGGCGTAAGCCATGTCTTTCTAGCAAGGCAAAGCTGAAAACCATCATGGACACGCGGATGGAGGGCCAATATTCATCCAAGGCTGCGATGCAGGCAGCACAACTGACTCTAAAATGCCTAGCGTTTGATCCTATAAACCGACCTTCCATGAAAGAAGTTGTGGAGGTATTGGAAGGGATTGAAGCAATGAATaagcaaaaaccaaaagaatGCAAAATAAAATCTGCTACTACAGCTCATCGCCATCGCCATGGCCATGGCCAACAACCTATTCATCATCGTTCTCCATTTCACACCGGGCACCATGCTGCTGAGTGCTGA